One Corallococcus exiguus DNA segment encodes these proteins:
- a CDS encoding 3-hydroxyacyl-CoA dehydrogenase/enoyl-CoA hydratase family protein gives MTTRIRKVAVLGAGVMGSGIAAHLANSGVRALLLDIVPPQAAPGEDTASKAFRNKFSQGAIANLRKAKPSPIVSEQVLAAIEVGNLEDDLARLGECDWIIEVVKEDLAVKQALFSKVEKHARKDAIISSNTSGLSIVGMTEGRGADFKKNFLVTHFFNPVRYMKLLELVAGQETSAEVVKTLHKFGEEVLGKGIVYGKDTTNFIANRIGVYGMMRTISEMQKTEMSIEEVDKIFGPAMGRPKSAVFRTADIVGLDTFTHVAKNCYDTLTHDEERNVFAAPDFLQKMVEKKMLGDKSGGGFYKKDRSSGGKDILALDLKTLEYRPQAKVRFDSLGAAKDIENVKERVASVMNADDKAGKFAERVTLDVLAYSSRRIPEIADDLVNVDRGVRWGFGWDLGPFEVWDAYGVQKGVERMKALGLKPAAWVEEMLAKGRTSFYGVQDGRDTYWDIPSKSVKQVSENARTFRVEYLKRGNKKITGNDSASLWDMGDGVTLLEFHSKMNSIDDDIIAMMNTALDETEKNFKGLVIGNDGSNFSAGANIMAMLMAAKSEDFDSIRKMASAFQAANQRMRYSPVPVVTAPFNLTLGGGAEVTMGGNAVQASAELYMGLVEVGVGLIPGGGGTMMLLRNVFGGYAADKDFDSLPFLKKVFLAIGMAKVATSAEEARETGFLSQQDGITGNRDFLLSDAKSRVLGLANGGFRPPRPTRFRLPGPNGAATIDMMLYDMQLNNQISAHDRKIAQKLARVLSGGDTSPSVLVTEEKLLELEMEAFLSLIGEEKTQDRMMFMLEKGKPLRN, from the coding sequence ATGACGACCCGGATCCGAAAAGTGGCGGTGCTTGGCGCTGGCGTGATGGGCAGCGGCATCGCCGCGCATCTGGCCAACTCCGGCGTGCGCGCCCTGTTGCTGGACATCGTTCCGCCCCAGGCTGCTCCGGGCGAGGACACCGCTTCCAAGGCGTTCCGCAACAAGTTCTCGCAGGGCGCCATCGCGAACCTGCGCAAGGCGAAGCCCAGCCCCATCGTGTCCGAGCAGGTGCTCGCGGCCATTGAAGTGGGCAACCTGGAAGACGACCTCGCGCGCCTGGGCGAGTGCGATTGGATCATCGAGGTGGTGAAGGAGGACCTGGCCGTCAAGCAGGCCCTGTTCTCCAAGGTGGAGAAGCACGCCCGCAAGGACGCCATCATCTCCTCCAACACCTCCGGCCTCTCCATCGTGGGGATGACCGAAGGCCGCGGCGCGGACTTCAAGAAGAACTTCCTCGTCACCCACTTCTTCAACCCCGTGCGCTACATGAAGCTCCTGGAGCTCGTGGCCGGCCAGGAGACGAGCGCGGAGGTCGTGAAGACCCTCCACAAGTTCGGCGAAGAGGTGCTCGGCAAGGGCATCGTCTACGGCAAGGACACCACCAACTTCATCGCGAACCGCATTGGCGTGTACGGGATGATGCGGACCATCTCCGAGATGCAGAAGACGGAGATGTCCATTGAAGAGGTGGACAAGATCTTTGGCCCGGCGATGGGCCGTCCCAAGTCCGCCGTCTTCCGCACCGCGGACATCGTGGGCCTGGACACGTTCACCCACGTGGCGAAGAACTGTTACGACACGCTGACGCACGACGAAGAGCGCAACGTCTTCGCCGCCCCGGACTTCCTCCAGAAGATGGTGGAGAAGAAGATGCTGGGCGACAAGAGCGGCGGCGGCTTCTACAAGAAGGACCGCTCCTCCGGTGGCAAGGACATCCTCGCGCTGGACCTGAAGACGCTGGAGTACCGGCCGCAGGCGAAGGTGCGCTTCGACTCGCTGGGCGCCGCGAAGGACATCGAAAACGTCAAGGAGCGCGTGGCGTCCGTGATGAACGCGGACGACAAGGCCGGCAAGTTCGCCGAGCGCGTCACCCTGGACGTGCTGGCGTACTCCAGCCGCCGCATCCCGGAGATCGCCGACGACCTGGTCAACGTGGACCGCGGCGTGCGCTGGGGCTTCGGCTGGGACCTGGGGCCCTTCGAGGTCTGGGACGCCTACGGTGTCCAGAAGGGCGTGGAGCGCATGAAGGCGCTGGGCCTCAAGCCCGCCGCCTGGGTGGAGGAGATGCTGGCCAAGGGCCGCACGTCCTTCTACGGCGTGCAGGACGGCCGCGACACCTACTGGGACATCCCGTCCAAGTCCGTGAAGCAGGTGTCTGAGAACGCGCGCACCTTCCGCGTGGAGTACCTCAAGCGCGGCAACAAGAAGATCACCGGCAACGACAGCGCGTCGCTGTGGGACATGGGCGACGGCGTCACGCTCTTGGAGTTCCACTCCAAGATGAACTCCATCGACGATGACATCATCGCGATGATGAACACCGCGCTGGATGAGACGGAGAAGAACTTCAAGGGCCTCGTCATTGGCAATGACGGCTCCAACTTCTCCGCCGGCGCGAACATCATGGCCATGCTGATGGCGGCCAAGAGCGAGGACTTCGACTCCATCCGCAAGATGGCGTCCGCGTTCCAGGCGGCCAACCAGCGCATGCGCTACAGCCCCGTGCCCGTCGTGACGGCGCCCTTCAACCTCACGCTGGGCGGCGGCGCGGAGGTCACCATGGGTGGCAACGCGGTGCAGGCCAGCGCGGAGCTGTACATGGGCCTCGTGGAAGTGGGCGTGGGCCTCATCCCGGGCGGCGGCGGCACCATGATGCTGCTGCGCAACGTGTTCGGCGGCTACGCGGCGGACAAGGACTTCGACTCGCTGCCCTTCCTCAAGAAGGTGTTCCTCGCCATCGGCATGGCGAAGGTCGCCACCAGCGCGGAGGAGGCTCGCGAGACGGGCTTCCTGTCCCAGCAGGACGGCATCACGGGCAACCGCGACTTCCTCCTGTCGGACGCGAAGTCGCGCGTGCTGGGCCTGGCGAACGGCGGCTTCCGCCCGCCGCGTCCCACGCGCTTCCGGCTGCCGGGCCCCAACGGCGCGGCCACCATCGACATGATGCTGTACGACATGCAGCTCAACAATCAGATCAGCGCCCACGACCGGAAGATCGCCCAGAAGCTGGCGCGCGTGCTCTCCGGTGGTGACACCAGCCCGTCCGTGCTGGTGACCGAGGAGAAGCTGCTGGAGCTGGAGATGGAAGCGTTCCTGAGCCTCATCGGCGAGGAGAAGACCCAGGACCGCATGATGTTCATGCTTGAGAAGGGCAAGCCGCTGCGCAACTAG
- a CDS encoding thiolase family protein: MSGRVVIASAVRTPFTRAHKGEFKDTRPDTLAALAIKEAVAQVPGLKPADVEDVIMGCAMPEAEQGMNVARNASLLAGLPDTVPGLTINRFCSSGVQSVAQAAQGIKSGMMQVAVAGGTESMTMVPMGGNKVSANPEIMQKLPEVYTSMGATAENIASRYNVTREDADKFAAESQRRAATAREQGKFKEEIFPVTTTMFDEDGTQKQVTVSVDTILRPETTVEGLAKLRPAFNAKGVVTAGNASPLTDGAAAAVVMSEEKAKELNVKPLGYFVDYVVAGVPPEIMGVGPVPAIRKLLERNKLKVEDISVFELNEAFAAQALHCIRELGIPQDKVNPNGGAIALGHPLGVSGARMVATILRELKRRDGRYGVVSMCIGGGMGAAALVELAK, encoded by the coding sequence ATGTCCGGACGAGTCGTGATTGCCAGCGCGGTGCGCACCCCCTTCACCCGCGCCCACAAGGGAGAGTTCAAGGACACGCGGCCGGATACGCTCGCGGCCCTTGCCATCAAGGAGGCCGTCGCCCAGGTCCCCGGCTTGAAGCCGGCGGACGTGGAGGACGTCATCATGGGCTGTGCCATGCCGGAGGCGGAGCAGGGCATGAACGTGGCCCGCAACGCGAGCCTGCTCGCCGGCCTGCCGGACACCGTTCCGGGCCTGACCATCAACCGCTTCTGTTCCTCCGGCGTGCAGTCCGTGGCGCAGGCGGCGCAGGGCATCAAGTCCGGCATGATGCAGGTGGCCGTGGCCGGTGGCACCGAGTCCATGACCATGGTGCCCATGGGCGGCAACAAGGTCTCCGCCAACCCGGAGATCATGCAGAAGCTGCCGGAGGTCTACACCTCCATGGGCGCGACAGCGGAGAACATCGCCTCCCGCTACAACGTCACCCGTGAGGACGCGGACAAGTTCGCCGCCGAGTCCCAGCGCCGCGCGGCCACGGCCCGCGAGCAGGGGAAGTTCAAGGAGGAGATCTTCCCCGTCACCACCACGATGTTCGACGAGGACGGCACCCAGAAGCAGGTGACCGTCTCGGTGGACACCATCCTGCGCCCGGAGACGACGGTGGAGGGCCTGGCCAAGCTGCGCCCGGCCTTCAACGCCAAGGGCGTGGTGACGGCGGGCAACGCGTCGCCGCTGACGGACGGCGCGGCGGCCGCGGTGGTGATGAGCGAGGAGAAGGCGAAGGAGCTCAACGTCAAGCCGCTGGGCTACTTCGTGGACTACGTGGTCGCCGGCGTGCCGCCCGAAATCATGGGCGTGGGCCCGGTGCCCGCCATCCGCAAGCTGCTGGAGCGCAACAAGCTGAAGGTGGAAGACATCAGCGTGTTCGAGCTCAACGAGGCCTTCGCGGCGCAGGCGCTGCACTGCATCCGTGAGCTGGGCATCCCCCAGGACAAGGTGAACCCGAACGGCGGCGCCATCGCCCTGGGCCACCCGCTGGGCGTGTCCGGTGCGCGCATGGTGGCCACCATCCTGCGCGAGCTGAAGCGCCGGGACGGCCGCTACGGCGTGGTGAGCATGTGCATCGGCGGCGGCATGGGTGCCGCGGCGCTGGTGGAGCTGGCGAAGTAA
- a CDS encoding MutS-related protein yields MPVPTESQSPHRTYTDRRAAAQADLTELDRVSARYANLRTVAFVAALVIAALTLMGRLPKPWWWAAAGALAVYGVLAVLHHQVFLKEQRARLFVLLNERGLARLEGGWHSFTDTGERFLSPNHLYATDLDVFGQGSLFQLINETATRAGEERLAAWLSSPATAETVVTRQGAARELAPSVDFRQDLCVDARVVAKDKADPALFIQWAEAGPSLDAIRWARPLAIVLPLITLTLFILGTVGVIPDSTVWVGLLAQLGIAVATRRTLRQMDEAVERGEHGFVRYASIFERVEKQTFEHPRLKQLQSGLRAQSGPAVSVLFQRFSRLFSLIEFKRHQFHPLVHWVTLWDIHALFALENWRAAHGRDVRQWFEGLAELEALCCLGGLAHDRPAFTWPELHAQGPSVEATALGHPLLDAPVPNDVSLPGPRHALLITGSNMSGKTTLMRALGANVVLALAGAPVSAASFRLSPVQVLTSMRVKDSLERGVSYFHAEVLRLKMVLDAAAAAKGQALFLLDEILLGTNTRERQIASREVLRLLLASGACGAVTTHDLSLAVLADEPGSHVVNVHFRDHLEDGKMVFDYRLRQGVVDTTNALRVLRLAGVPVNDPDAPAS; encoded by the coding sequence CGCGCCGCCGCCCAGGCGGACCTGACGGAGTTGGACCGCGTCAGCGCGCGGTACGCCAACCTGCGCACCGTGGCCTTCGTGGCGGCGCTGGTCATCGCAGCGCTGACACTGATGGGCCGGCTGCCCAAGCCCTGGTGGTGGGCGGCGGCCGGGGCGCTCGCCGTCTACGGCGTGCTGGCGGTGCTGCACCACCAGGTGTTCCTCAAGGAGCAGCGCGCGCGCCTCTTCGTCCTGCTCAACGAGCGCGGCCTGGCGAGGCTGGAGGGCGGCTGGCATTCCTTCACGGACACGGGTGAGCGGTTCCTCTCCCCCAACCACCTCTACGCCACGGACCTGGATGTCTTTGGCCAGGGCAGCCTCTTCCAGCTCATCAACGAGACGGCGACGCGCGCGGGTGAGGAGCGGCTGGCCGCGTGGCTGTCCTCCCCCGCCACCGCGGAGACGGTGGTGACCCGGCAGGGCGCCGCGCGCGAGCTGGCCCCGAGCGTGGACTTCCGCCAGGACCTCTGCGTGGACGCCCGCGTGGTGGCGAAGGACAAGGCGGACCCGGCCCTCTTCATCCAGTGGGCGGAAGCCGGGCCCTCGCTGGACGCCATCCGCTGGGCGCGGCCCCTGGCCATCGTGCTGCCCCTGATAACGCTCACCCTCTTCATCCTGGGCACGGTTGGCGTGATTCCAGACAGCACCGTCTGGGTGGGGCTGCTCGCACAGCTGGGCATCGCCGTGGCCACGCGCCGCACGCTGCGGCAGATGGACGAGGCCGTGGAGCGCGGCGAGCACGGCTTCGTGCGCTACGCCTCCATCTTCGAGCGCGTGGAGAAGCAGACCTTCGAGCATCCACGCCTCAAGCAACTCCAGTCCGGCCTGAGGGCGCAGAGTGGCCCGGCGGTGTCCGTGCTGTTCCAGCGCTTCAGCCGGCTGTTCTCACTCATCGAGTTCAAGCGGCACCAGTTCCACCCCCTGGTCCACTGGGTCACGCTCTGGGACATCCACGCCCTCTTCGCGCTGGAGAACTGGCGCGCCGCCCACGGCCGCGACGTGCGTCAGTGGTTCGAGGGACTCGCGGAGCTGGAGGCCCTCTGCTGCCTGGGAGGCCTGGCCCATGACCGCCCTGCCTTCACCTGGCCCGAGCTGCACGCCCAGGGCCCGAGCGTGGAGGCCACCGCGCTGGGACACCCGCTGCTGGACGCGCCCGTGCCCAACGACGTGTCCCTGCCCGGCCCGCGTCACGCGCTGCTGATTACCGGCTCCAACATGAGCGGCAAGACGACGCTGATGCGCGCGCTGGGCGCGAACGTGGTGCTGGCGCTGGCGGGCGCGCCGGTGTCCGCGGCGTCGTTCCGACTGTCTCCAGTGCAGGTGCTCACCAGCATGCGCGTGAAGGACTCGCTGGAGCGCGGCGTGTCGTACTTCCACGCGGAGGTGCTGCGGCTGAAGATGGTGCTGGACGCGGCGGCGGCGGCGAAGGGCCAGGCGCTCTTCCTGCTGGACGAAATCCTGCTGGGCACCAACACCCGCGAACGGCAGATTGCCTCACGCGAGGTGCTGCGGCTCCTGCTCGCCTCCGGCGCGTGTGGCGCGGTGACGACGCATGACTTGTCCCTGGCGGTGCTGGCGGACGAGCCGGGCTCGCACGTGGTGAACGTCCACTTCCGCGACCACCTGGAGGACGGGAAGATGGTGTTCGACTACCGGCTCCGGCAGGGGGTGGTGGACACCACCAACGCGCTGCGGGTGCTGCGCCTGGCGGGCGTCCCGGTGAACGACCCGGACGCCCCGGCCTCCTGA